A window from Cyprinus carpio isolate SPL01 chromosome A11, ASM1834038v1, whole genome shotgun sequence encodes these proteins:
- the LOC109098612 gene encoding histone-lysine N-methyltransferase SETMAR-like: MNKEDMIRTYSQDLSGGLENVPVLIENSVPKEAFSNFQYVLESVQGPGCDIDPSAVTLPGCSCRVQSCLPDSCPCLRFGQTYDSKGRLNQQQEDDGFSRPVFECNALCACSESCQNRVVQKWVEVRLGVFSTKDRGLGVEALERLPCGRFVCEYAGEIIGSHEARRRQLSQTPLDMNYIIALQEHSGGDRVTQTFVDPVTIGNVGRFINHSCKPNLVMVPIRVHSLLPRLALFANRDIERYEELTFDYAGGQNSNTDTRKWDKAPTGTLTGADVDKIPLRKVCHCGASNCTGFLPLDMSVLH; the protein is encoded by the exons ATGAACAAAGAAGACATGATACGAACATACAGCCAGGATCTGAGTGGCGGACTCGAGAATGTTCCTGTTTTGATTGAGAACAGTGTTCCCAAAGAGGCTTTTTCCAACTTTCAg TATGTGCTAGAAAGTGTACAAGGACCAGGCTGTGACATTGATCCTAGTGCGGTGACCCTCCCTGGCTGCTCATGTCGTGTCCAGTCCTGCCTGCCCGACAGCTGCCCCTGCTTGAGGTTTGGCCAGACGTATGACAGCAAGGGACGTCTGAACCAACAGCAAGAGGACGACGGCTTCAGCAGGCCTGTATTTGAGTGCAATGCATTATGCGCCTGCAGCGAGTCCTGCCAGAACCGTGTCGTTCAAAAGTGGGTCGAGGTTCGTCTGGGTGTTTTCAGCACCAAGGACAGGGGTTTGGGGGTGGAGGCTCTCGAGCGCCTCCCTTGTGGCCGTTTCGTATGCGAGTACGCCGGGGAAATAATCGGGTCTCACGAGGCCCGCCGCCGCCAGCTCTCCCAGACTCCCTTAGATATGAACTACATCATTGCTTTGCAGGAGCACAGCGGAGGGGACAGGGTCACCCAGACGTTCGTGGACCCCGTGACCATAGGCAATGTGGGAAGGTTCATCAACCACTCCTGCAAACCCAACCTGGTCATGGTGCCCATCCGAGTGCACTCACTGCTGCCCAGACTCGCTCTGTTCGCAAATCGTGATATAGAAAGGTACGAAGAACTGACTTTTGACTATGCAGGTGGGCAAAACAGCAACACAGACACACGGAAATGGGATAAAGCACCGACCGGGACACTCACAGGGGCTGATGTGGATAAAATACCACTGAGAAAAGTCTGTCACTGTGGGGCTTCAAACTGCACAGGATTTTTACCATTAGATATGTCAGTTCTCCATTAA